DNA from Actinomycetota bacterium:
GGTAATGAAATATTAGAAACAAGATTCATCCCAAGTATTATGCCTTCTTCATCTCTGTTTTCAGGAATATAAGCTATGCCTTTTTCAATAGCCTGGGAAGGAGTTAATCTATTTAACTTCTGCCCTTCTAAAAAAACTTCTCCGCTATCATAAGGATCCATGCCGAAAATAGCTTTTGCCAGCTCAGTCCTTCCGGAACCTATTAAACCGTATAAACCAAGTATTTCCCCTTTATGCAGAGAAAAATTTACATCCTTAAAAGCACCTTTTTTTGAAAGGTTTTTAGTGCTTAAAATTTCCTCACCTATTTCTGCATCAAGTTTGGGGTATAAATTATCAACTTTACGCCCCACCATCATTTGAATTAGATCATCTTTAGTCACTTCTTCTATAGTTTTTGTACCTACGCATTTCCCGTCTCTAAGCACGGTAAGCCTGTCGGTTACTCTAAAGATATCTTCAATCCTGTGAGATATGAATATTACTGATACTCCCGAATCTTTTAACTGAGCTATTATTTCAAATAATTTTTCCGACTCGGAAATACTAAGCGCAGATGTAGGTTCGTCCATTATTATTATTTTGGATTTAATGGAAAGTGCTTTGGCAATTTCAACCATCTGTCTTTCAGCAAGGCTGAGTGATCTTATTTTCTGCTTTGGATTCAGATTAATATTAAGTTCTTTCATCAGATTTTCTGTTTTTTTGTAAAGGTTGCGCCAGGATATTTTTCTAGTATATTTGTTGTAGGACTGATGTCCCATGAATATGTTTTCAGCAATATTAAGATCCGGAAAGATTGCAGGTTCCTGATAAATAGCTGCTATACCGCTATTTATTGATTCCATCGGACTAGACCAGACAATATCTTCTCCTTCATAAATGATTTTTCCGCTTGTCGGAAAATAAACGCCGGTAATTATTTTAATTAAAGTTGATTTGCCGGCTCCGTTTTCACCGATAATTGAGTGAACTTCTCCATATTTTAATGAAAAATCAACATCATCCAGAGCAGCGCCTCCGGAAAAAATCTTTGTTATATTTTTCAGTTCTAAGATATATTCAGACATATTTTTTATTTAGCTTTATATTGTTTATTTTTATATTTAGACGCTGATTTTCTTTTTATCAGTCTGGACTCCAGATTAATGATATTACCTTTCCCGGCCTGCCTTTTTTTAATAATATCAAGCATCATTTCCATAGCTTTTTCACCCATCTGTTCTTTTGGCTGTTCAATTGTAGTAAGAGGCGGATCAAGAAAAGCGCTGAGCAGAAGATTGTCAAACCCCAGAACAGAAACATCTTCAGGGATTTTACACCCTTTCTCTTTAAGAATATTATAAATACCTGCTGCTACATTATCAGTTACTGTCATGATGGCAGTAGGAAAACTGCCGTCTTCAAAAAATTTTTTTGCGTACTCATAAGTCATTCCCATTTCATCCATAGAATACTGTTTCATAATCAATACGTTTTCCTGCCTGTACTCTAAGCCATTCTGTAATAATCCTTCCTTAAACCCTTCAAATCTTTCACTGACTGTATGCCTTTCCTTAAATTCAAAAGTGATATATCCGATATCTCTGTGGCCAAGCGAAGCAAGATAATCGACTCCTGATTTTGCAGCTTCAAAATTGTTAATAAGCACTGAAGGTATATCTTCACCAACTTTTCTTGCGACAAGCACAATAGGAAATTTTTCATTGTTAAGTTCTCTTATGCATCTTTCATTATCAAGACCACTCACAAATATGGCTCCGTCCACATACTGATTTTTTAAATTTTCAATAAGCCTGGTTTCTTCATCGCTGTCATAAAAAGTATTGACGATGATAATATGAAAATCATTTTTATTAGCTATTTTATTAATCCCAATAAGTACCTGTGAAAAAAACTGACTTGCTATATTTGGAATAAAGACAGCTATTGTGTTGAGTGATTTTTTTCTTAAACCTTTTGCCAGGGTACTTGCCTTATAGCCCATTTCGGAAGCAGTGGAGAATATTTTTTCTTTTGTTTCTTTTTTTACATATCTGGAGCCATTCAGCGCATGGGAAACTGTGGAAATTGAAACTCCGCAAGCTTTTGCAACATCTTTTATATTATATCTAGCCATTTGTTATTAGACTGTATATAAAATATATAAAATTCTCTAATACGAAACGATTTCTGCGAAACGATTTCTATATTAAATCACCTTGCATTTTTTGTCAATATTGATTTTTATTTTTATATTATTTTAAGGAAATAATATCTGCTATTCTTTTAATATAAACAGTTCTGGATATATTCTGATAGTCTGGCTGTGGCAATAAGCCTGGGGCTTAGTCGGCACGTTTAAAGAAAAAATAAGGCTGATAAGCTTAAATCTGCTTCCGGTCTACGATGATGAATGCATGGAAAAATGTGCGTTCAAAAAAGGCAGGCAGGGATTTGGATATTAACGGATTACGGATTGTGAAAAATCAACAGACTTGATTGCTTATATAAAAAATAATGCCTGATATGAAACAGACTTGATTGCTTATATAAAAAATAATGCCTGATATAAAAATCTCTCTTGACTGTACCGGCTCTTCATCAAAAAAAATGAGGCCGATTTGAGATCAGCCTCATTAAAAATAATATCAACTGCATATCATTTCCGTTCCGGGAAACTGTTTCTTTCTGTAATAAAAAATTCCCTGCAGATTTGAGGAAATGTGCTGCGCTACAGTTTCATGGTTTACCTATTTGCTGCTCCGTTCAGCAGCTTCAAGCATTTTCTTTGCAAGCCTTAATTCAGTCTTCCTCTTTATTTCCTCATTATAGACTCTCAGCTCTGCAACAAGCTTGTTATACCTGGTAATATAGATTGTATCACCCAGATTTTCAGTAAGATATTTGGTCAGATTAATCCTAAGATCATTGGTGTCAATTCTTAATACATTATCTCCGAGTTTTTCATTATTATCCATTTTTCCTCCTGATTGAAATAAAAAAATCACTTAACAATATCAGTGAAAAATATCAAAGATATATTAATACTCTGATTAGCAATATATTAATTGTTATATTAAAACTAATTTAAGTATAATGCAATCATAAATAAAATAAATATATAAATATTGATAAATGATTTATTAAAGACAAATATTTATATTATTACTTTGACTAAAAACCGGATTATTTCCTTTTCATTCTGAAGCTGTCAGGCATTCTTTCTTGTTTTCCCGTAGACATAACCAAGTGCTTTTGCCGTATCTATAAAAAGAAGCATAAAAGGCGCAAGCACAATAGACAGCATTTTAAGACATACTCTTTTAAAAGGATTTCTTATATGTGACCACGTATCATTTACTCTCAGTAGCGGTTTATAGATATAAAACAATATAAGGGGTGCAAAAAGCACCAGAAGCCAGGGACTTGCAAAAATTGAAGCAACTATTAAGGCAATAAACACTACCAGTGATAAAAATCTGATCAAATGACGATGGGTGTACATTTTCCCGATTGCATCTCCTTTTGCATAACGGAAAAATTGTTTAAAAACCATCACAAGACTTTCCCTCATCCTCCAGTAAACTACTGCATCCGGATTGTATGCTATCTTAAATCCTTTCTGAACCAGGTTAAAGTTAAACTTCATATCTTCTCCATAATCAAGATACCGGGGATATCCTCCGACTGCCCGCCATGCACTTTTTAAAAAGCTTATGTTT
Protein-coding regions in this window:
- a CDS encoding sugar ABC transporter ATP-binding protein, whose protein sequence is MSEYILELKNITKIFSGGAALDDVDFSLKYGEVHSIIGENGAGKSTLIKIITGVYFPTSGKIIYEGEDIVWSSPMESINSGIAAIYQEPAIFPDLNIAENIFMGHQSYNKYTRKISWRNLYKKTENLMKELNINLNPKQKIRSLSLAERQMVEIAKALSIKSKIIIMDEPTSALSISESEKLFEIIAQLKDSGVSVIFISHRIEDIFRVTDRLTVLRDGKCVGTKTIEEVTKDDLIQMMVGRKVDNLYPKLDAEIGEEILSTKNLSKKGAFKDVNFSLHKGEILGLYGLIGSGRTELAKAIFGMDPYDSGEVFLEGQKLNRLTPSQAIEKGIAYIPENRDEEGIILGMNLVSNISLPILSKISKLTWLDLEAEKELTNKFVDILEIKTSGIDQKVMNLSGGNKQKVSLAKWLATKTKIFIFDEPTKGIDVGAKASVHKFISELAVKGNGILMISSDLPEIIGMSDNILIMHEGLVTGSFSRSEANQEKILEAALSNISNKKT
- a CDS encoding LacI family transcriptional regulator, with protein sequence MARYNIKDVAKACGVSISTVSHALNGSRYVKKETKEKIFSTASEMGYKASTLAKGLRKKSLNTIAVFIPNIASQFFSQVLIGINKIANKNDFHIIIVNTFYDSDEETRLIENLKNQYVDGAIFVSGLDNERCIRELNNEKFPIVLVARKVGEDIPSVLINNFEAAKSGVDYLASLGHRDIGYITFEFKERHTVSERFEGFKEGLLQNGLEYRQENVLIMKQYSMDEMGMTYEYAKKFFEDGSFPTAIMTVTDNVAAGIYNILKEKGCKIPEDVSVLGFDNLLLSAFLDPPLTTIEQPKEQMGEKAMEMMLDIIKKRQAGKGNIINLESRLIKRKSASKYKNKQYKAK